In a genomic window of Verrucomicrobiota bacterium:
- a CDS encoding phosphate propanoyltransferase gives MAVLDSIPHRSVVEHWVRQAVYQRMGKPLPRTAAAPNALVVNVSARHCHLTQEAVEALFGKGHQLGVHKWLYQEGQFAAKETVTLIGPRSRIISNLRILGPCRTLNQVELSYTDGIALGFDLPLRISGNIKGTLGCMLMGPAGFFEMPEGVIRALRHVHMGPADAAYYGVKAGEAMKLRLGGPCGITLDQMLVRVDPSFKLEVHIDTDEGNACNLQPDTPCELTI, from the coding sequence ATGGCCGTTCTTGATTCGATTCCACATCGATCTGTCGTTGAGCATTGGGTGCGTCAGGCTGTTTACCAGCGCATGGGCAAGCCTTTGCCGCGCACGGCGGCGGCCCCCAACGCTTTGGTGGTGAATGTGAGTGCCCGGCATTGTCATCTGACCCAGGAGGCGGTGGAGGCCTTGTTTGGCAAGGGGCATCAGCTCGGGGTGCATAAGTGGCTGTATCAGGAGGGTCAGTTTGCCGCGAAGGAAACGGTGACGCTGATCGGTCCGCGCAGCCGCATCATTTCGAACCTGCGCATTCTGGGTCCCTGCCGCACGTTGAATCAGGTGGAATTGTCTTACACCGACGGGATCGCGCTCGGTTTCGATTTGCCTTTGCGGATCTCGGGCAACATCAAAGGGACGCTGGGGTGCATGCTCATGGGGCCGGCGGGATTTTTTGAAATGCCTGAAGGCGTGATCCGCGCCTTGCGGCACGTGCATATGGGGCCTGCGGATGCAGCCTATTACGGCGTCAAGGCGGGCGAAGCGATGAAGCTCCGCCTGGGCGGGCCCTGCGGCATTACGTTGGATCAAATGCTCGTGCGCGTGGATCCCAGCTTCAAGCTGGAGGTTCACATCGACACCGATGAAGGCAATGCCTGCAATTTACAGCCCGACACCCCTTGCGAGCTGACGATTTAA
- a CDS encoding protease modulator HflK: protein MDRNLTRNGLVNLVALVVAAGAAGVLAGVTHAHTLLPSAAFLLTGVAAALLSYFQMRLEEAERLEKLEYDQLSKAPAGSALFTGDPSEVLPARRSREQFEKWFVPVLTVLILSAQGWGVWWLWKKLESAPLHAVIPQGRLAMAVLGMVALILFLLGKYASGLARIEGRRLLRPAASHVLLGAYLAFGCTVAIGATELGFAKVDLYVARILAVLLGITAVELILNLLLEIYRPRVKGRSARILYESRFIGLLAQPEGLVTTAAQALDYQFGFKVSETWFYRFIERAFAWLILLQLGLLFLSTTFVIIEPREQALLERFGKPVAGREVLEAGIHFKWPWPIDRIHRHVTREVQKFVVGVVPDPELENERTLLWTKAHNKEEINMIVATGQSPALDGAEREQGVPVNLLTVSIPVQFRVTNLVHWATRHAAPRTILERLASREVVRYLVNVDFEDIMGRGRLDAAAVLQQRVQLASSHAGLGVEIVFLGLQDIHPPIKVAKEFEAVIGAQQEAQTNILSAQEYAASIVPSARAKATNHLTRAQSERANKNASVMGEAALFTHQHAAYRVAPSSYAQRAYLETVARSVAGARKYIIAATNTHDVVQFNFEDKLRPDLLDVAVPPARR, encoded by the coding sequence ATGGACCGCAATCTCACACGAAATGGATTGGTGAATTTGGTGGCGCTGGTGGTCGCGGCTGGGGCCGCGGGCGTCCTGGCGGGCGTCACCCATGCGCACACCCTGCTTCCGTCCGCAGCCTTCCTGCTCACCGGGGTGGCAGCGGCGCTGCTCAGCTATTTCCAGATGCGGCTCGAAGAAGCCGAACGTCTGGAAAAGCTCGAGTACGACCAATTGAGCAAAGCCCCCGCCGGATCGGCCCTGTTTACGGGCGATCCCTCCGAGGTGTTGCCGGCCCGGCGCTCGCGGGAGCAGTTCGAAAAGTGGTTCGTGCCGGTTTTGACCGTGCTGATCCTTTCCGCCCAAGGCTGGGGAGTTTGGTGGCTTTGGAAGAAACTGGAGTCCGCCCCATTGCATGCGGTCATTCCGCAGGGCCGGCTGGCCATGGCGGTGCTTGGCATGGTGGCGCTGATCCTGTTCCTACTCGGCAAGTACGCCTCCGGCCTGGCTCGCATCGAAGGACGGAGGTTGTTGCGTCCCGCCGCCAGTCACGTGCTGCTGGGAGCCTACCTCGCATTCGGCTGCACGGTGGCCATCGGCGCCACGGAACTCGGATTTGCGAAGGTCGATCTTTACGTGGCAAGGATTCTGGCGGTCCTGCTGGGCATTACCGCAGTCGAGCTGATCCTCAATCTCCTGCTCGAAATTTATCGCCCCCGGGTGAAGGGTCGTTCGGCGCGCATTTTGTACGAGAGCCGGTTCATCGGCTTGCTGGCCCAGCCGGAGGGTCTGGTGACCACCGCCGCCCAGGCGCTGGATTACCAGTTCGGATTCAAAGTCAGTGAAACCTGGTTTTACCGTTTTATCGAGAGGGCCTTTGCCTGGCTGATTTTGCTGCAGCTCGGGCTCCTGTTTCTTTCCACCACCTTCGTGATCATCGAGCCGAGGGAACAGGCGCTGCTGGAGCGGTTTGGCAAGCCCGTGGCGGGTCGCGAGGTGCTGGAAGCCGGTATTCATTTCAAATGGCCGTGGCCGATCGACCGCATTCACCGGCATGTCACCCGCGAAGTGCAGAAGTTCGTCGTGGGCGTGGTGCCAGATCCAGAACTTGAAAACGAGCGGACCCTCCTCTGGACCAAGGCGCACAACAAGGAAGAGATCAACATGATCGTGGCGACCGGACAGTCTCCCGCCTTGGATGGAGCGGAGCGGGAGCAGGGGGTGCCGGTCAATTTGCTCACCGTCAGCATACCCGTGCAGTTTCGAGTGACGAACCTCGTGCATTGGGCGACCCGGCATGCCGCACCCCGGACCATCCTGGAACGACTGGCGTCGCGCGAAGTGGTCCGATACCTGGTGAACGTCGATTTTGAAGACATTATGGGCCGCGGCCGTTTGGATGCCGCGGCGGTTTTGCAGCAGCGCGTCCAGCTCGCATCGAGTCACGCGGGGTTGGGCGTTGAAATCGTGTTTCTCGGTTTGCAGGACATTCATCCGCCGATCAAGGTGGCCAAGGAATTCGAGGCCGTGATCGGCGCGCAGCAGGAGGCTCAAACCAACATTCTTTCCGCCCAGGAATACGCAGCGTCCATCGTGCCTTCCGCCCGGGCGAAGGCCACGAATCATTTGACGCGGGCGCAAAGCGAGCGGGCCAACAAAAACGCCAGTGTCATGGGCGAGGCGGCTCTGTTCACCCATCAACACGCCGCCTACCGAGTCGCTCCGTCCTCGTACGCCCAGCGAGCTTATCTCGAAACGGTGGCGCGATCCGTGGCCGGCGCCCGCAAATACATCATCGCCGCCACCAACACGCACGACGTAGTTCAGTTCAACTTTGAAGACAAACTGCGGCCGGACCTCCTCGACGTGGCTGTGCCGCCTGCTCGCCGTTAA
- a CDS encoding BMC domain-containing protein, with the protein MPQQAIGMIECKGLCALLEASDAALKAANVTLTGWEKVGSGYVTAFFRGDVAAVKAATDAGAAAASQVGQVISVQVIPRPHEGLSTLGRWLQ; encoded by the coding sequence ATGCCACAACAAGCCATTGGAATGATCGAATGCAAAGGCCTGTGCGCGTTGCTGGAAGCCAGCGACGCGGCCTTGAAGGCCGCCAACGTCACCCTGACAGGCTGGGAGAAAGTCGGCAGCGGCTATGTCACCGCGTTCTTCCGCGGAGACGTCGCGGCGGTCAAGGCCGCGACGGACGCCGGGGCCGCGGCGGCTTCCCAGGTCGGCCAAGTCATCAGCGTGCAAGTGATCCCGCGTCCGCACGAAGGGCTGAGCACCTTGGGACGCTGGCTGCAGTAA
- a CDS encoding DeoR/GlpR transcriptional regulator produces MQPEERQKRIEDYLGRMEFASLDELSELVDASISTVRRDLDALETKGSVKRTHGGARLVNPATDEFVFATRDTQQLSEKEAIAKACASLILPNQSVILDAGTTVFHVARYLEEKTPQILTHSLPVANLFATSNRLEVMVSGGVLYPRLGVLYGPVAVEAFSKMHADVAIMGAGGIDAEGVSNSHVLLIDIQRAMLTAARKVILCLDHTKFGKRSLAQLCVLDQIDVLVTDAAAPGRWVSDLRSRGVEVVLAPGPSNGPPVDSGVPAPPAVESAPPPPQPGKAQRFDMLD; encoded by the coding sequence ATGCAGCCCGAAGAGCGTCAAAAAAGGATCGAAGACTATCTTGGACGCATGGAATTCGCCTCCCTGGACGAGTTATCGGAACTGGTGGATGCCTCGATTTCCACCGTGCGTCGTGACCTGGATGCTTTGGAAACCAAAGGTTCGGTCAAAAGGACTCATGGCGGGGCGAGATTGGTCAATCCGGCGACGGATGAGTTTGTCTTTGCCACGAGAGACACCCAGCAGTTGTCGGAAAAGGAGGCCATCGCCAAAGCCTGTGCCAGCCTGATTCTCCCCAATCAAAGCGTCATTCTGGATGCCGGCACGACGGTTTTTCATGTGGCCCGCTATTTGGAGGAGAAAACGCCGCAAATCCTGACTCACTCGCTCCCGGTGGCCAATCTCTTCGCAACCTCGAACCGTCTCGAGGTCATGGTTTCCGGAGGAGTGCTCTATCCACGCCTCGGCGTGCTTTACGGACCGGTCGCGGTGGAGGCCTTCTCCAAAATGCACGCGGACGTCGCCATCATGGGGGCGGGCGGCATCGACGCCGAAGGGGTGTCCAACTCCCACGTGCTGCTCATCGACATCCAGCGCGCCATGTTAACTGCGGCGCGCAAGGTCATTCTTTGCCTGGACCATACCAAGTTCGGGAAGCGCTCCCTGGCTCAATTGTGTGTGCTGGACCAAATCGACGTGTTGGTGACCGATGCGGCCGCACCCGGCCGGTGGGTCTCGGACCTCCGTTCGCGCGGCGTGGAAGTGGTCCTGGCCCCGGGCCCGTCCAACGGCCCTCCCGTGGATTCCGGAGTCCCGGCTCCTCCTGCGGTCGAATCCGCTCCCCCACCCCCTCAACCCGGCAAAGCCCAGCGCTTCGACATGCTGGATTGA
- a CDS encoding acetate kinase, producing the protein MKILVANLGSTSLKWRLFQFSEGTETMLHKGGLERVTDYSKAIEQCLASLKESGHIRSETELAAVGFKTVVAKDVSGCVLLDESVLAAMEAYSGLAPAHNPPYIAGIRLFRQRMPQAPLVGLFETAFYQWAPEAAMRYAVPDSWFQLGIRRWGFHGASHKFIAERSAEMLGRNDVAARVRALYTGGSAASLSGSDLRVISCHLGGSSSITGIRNGVAVGNSLGMSPQSGLPHNNRVGDLDAEALPYAVKALGLSVEEAQRQLSKEGGLQGLSGGISNDVRDLQQAAAGGNAKAQLAMDVLVHEARRWMGGYFFQLNGADAIVFTAGIGENRPELRAALCANLDQVGVVLDAGKNAALRGAEGEISAPESRVKVLVIPANEELVVARETQRWLQQSR; encoded by the coding sequence TTGAAAATCCTGGTCGCCAATCTCGGTTCCACTTCCTTGAAGTGGCGTTTGTTTCAGTTCTCAGAAGGGACTGAAACCATGCTGCACAAGGGCGGACTCGAGCGAGTGACCGATTATTCGAAGGCGATCGAGCAATGTTTGGCGAGCTTGAAGGAGTCCGGACATATCCGTTCCGAAACCGAGCTGGCCGCGGTTGGATTCAAGACCGTGGTGGCCAAGGATGTTTCGGGATGTGTGCTTCTGGACGAAAGCGTTCTGGCGGCGATGGAAGCCTATTCCGGGTTGGCGCCGGCGCATAATCCGCCCTACATCGCGGGCATTCGTCTCTTTCGCCAGCGCATGCCTCAGGCACCGCTGGTGGGATTGTTCGAGACGGCCTTTTATCAATGGGCGCCCGAGGCGGCCATGCGGTACGCGGTGCCGGATTCCTGGTTCCAACTTGGCATCCGGCGTTGGGGGTTTCACGGGGCAAGCCACAAATTCATCGCCGAACGCAGCGCGGAAATGCTGGGACGGAACGACGTGGCGGCGAGGGTTCGGGCGCTTTACACGGGAGGCAGCGCGGCCTCTTTGAGCGGCTCCGATCTGCGGGTGATTTCCTGCCACCTCGGCGGCAGTTCCTCGATCACCGGCATCCGCAACGGAGTGGCGGTGGGCAACAGCCTTGGCATGAGTCCGCAATCCGGTTTGCCGCACAACAACCGGGTCGGTGATTTGGACGCCGAAGCGCTGCCCTACGCGGTGAAGGCGCTGGGGCTTTCCGTGGAGGAAGCGCAACGGCAGTTGAGCAAGGAAGGCGGACTCCAAGGGCTGAGCGGCGGGATTTCCAACGACGTGCGCGATTTGCAGCAAGCGGCGGCGGGCGGAAACGCCAAGGCGCAACTGGCGATGGACGTGCTCGTGCATGAGGCGCGGCGGTGGATGGGGGGGTATTTTTTCCAGCTCAACGGGGCGGATGCCATCGTCTTCACGGCGGGCATTGGTGAGAACCGCCCCGAATTGCGCGCGGCCCTGTGCGCCAACCTGGACCAGGTGGGCGTGGTGCTGGACGCCGGGAAGAACGCGGCGTTGCGAGGCGCGGAAGGCGAGATCAGCGCGCCGGAATCGCGCGTGAAGGTCCTGGTCATTCCCGCCAACGAGGAGTTGGTGGTCGCGCGTGAAACCCAGCGATGGCTGCAGCAATCGCGATAA
- a CDS encoding BMC domain-containing protein → MSEALGMIETKGYIGAVEASDAMVKAANVTLVQTIPIGGGLITVLAKGDVGSVKAAVDAGAKAASKVGELISSHILARPHEDLLKVFVPTATAVKK, encoded by the coding sequence ATGAGCGAAGCACTCGGAATGATCGAAACGAAGGGCTACATCGGCGCGGTAGAAGCCAGTGATGCCATGGTGAAAGCTGCCAATGTGACTTTGGTGCAAACCATCCCCATCGGCGGCGGACTCATCACGGTCCTGGCCAAAGGCGACGTCGGCAGCGTCAAGGCTGCCGTGGATGCCGGAGCCAAGGCGGCGTCCAAGGTGGGCGAGCTCATCAGCTCCCACATTCTCGCGCGTCCACATGAGGATCTGTTGAAGGTCTTCGTGCCCACGGCAACGGCGGTGAAGAAGTAA